In one Parambassis ranga chromosome 6, fParRan2.1, whole genome shotgun sequence genomic region, the following are encoded:
- the b3gnt9 gene encoding UDP-GlcNAc:betaGal beta-1,3-N-acetylglucosaminyltransferase 9 isoform X2: MLRRTMMRRILYVKGDVMCTVLLLVLFCLLLYARQVVLSSGWDRPMWKLEIHGSTSSSRTLLGASGAKVGPDSQGFSPSASEPKLPPCKPQPKSKPPKPKSKPQAKSKSKSKSRRKNAVPTKAAVNPLPTLPPFDFEGYLREKDNRDFKLLIDQPVKCHIIAAEEDGGPETAPYMLIAVKSVAADFDKRQVVRRTWGKEGHFQNGVSIRTVFLLGVPRNRTALPLWDRLLAYESQTFRDILLWDFEDTFFNLTLKETHFLKWVNSSCPHVKFIFKGDADVYVNVENILEMLQGKEPDEDLFVGDIIFNAKPIRRRTSKYYVPEFVYGGGLYPNYAGGGGFVMSGHTARRLSSACQQVELFPIDDVFLGMCLQLIGVKPSRHQGFRTFGIPRPSAAPHLQTFDPCFYRELMVVHSLSVPQIWLMWNLLHDPKLSCHNRTSLTSWPFKWRGRMGEMVEDETDYGEKQVFVMH; this comes from the exons ATGCTGAGaaggacgatgatgaggaggatcCTCTATGTGAAGGGAGATGTGATGTGCACAGTTCTGCTGCTGGTGCTCTTCTGCCTGCTGCTCTATGCACGACAG GTTGTGCTTTCCTCAGGATGGGACAGGCCGATGTGGAAACTGGAAATCCACGGCTCTACCAGCTCCAGTCGGACCCTGCTGGGAGCCAGCGGGGCCAAAGTGGGCCCAGACTCTCAAGGG TTCTCACCCAGTGCGTCAGAGCCAAAACTGCCCCCCTGCAAGCCCCAGCCCAAGTCTAAACCTCCTAAACCCAAATCTAAGCCCCAGGCTAAGTCTAAGAGCAAATCCAAGTCCCGCAGAAAGAATGCTGTACCAACCAAAGCAGCTGTGAATCCTCTGCCCACTTTGCCACCATTTGACTTTGAGGGCTAtctgagagaaaaagacaacagAGACTTTAAGCTGCTCATCGACCAGCCGGTGAAATGTCACATCatagcagcagaggaggacggAGGACCTGAGACGGCGCCCTACATGCTCATAGCAGTGAAATCCGTGGCCGCAGACTTTGATAAGCGCCAG GTGGTCCGTCGGACATGGGGTAAAGAAGGTCATTTCCAAAATGGTGTGTCCATCCGTACTGTGTTCCTGCTTGGGGTTCCCAGGAATCGCACTGCTCTGCCTCTGTGGGATCGACTTCTGGCCTACGAGAGTCAAACCTTCCGAGACATCCTGCTCTGGGACTTTGAAGATACCTTCTTTAACCTGACTCTAAAGGAGACTCACTTCTTGAAATGGGTCAACAGCAGCTGTCCTCATGTCAA GTTCATCTTCAAAGGTGATGCTGATGTGTATGTTAATGTTGAAAACATACTAGAGATGCTACAAGGTAAAGAGCCAGATGAGGATCTGTTTGTCGGTGATATTATTTTCAATGCCAAACCCATTCGCAGGCGCACATCCAAGTACTATGTGCCAGAGTTTGTGTATGGAGGGGGTTTGTACCCAAATTATGCTGGCGGAGGAGGCTTTGTTATGTCAGGACATACAGCTCGGAGACTAAGCTCTGCCTGTCAACAG GTGGAGTTGTTCCCAATTGATGATGTCTTTCTGGGAATGTGCCTCCAGCTGATCGGCGTCAAACCGTCACGCCATCAGGGCTTTCGGACGTTCGGAATCCCCCGCCCATCTGCAGCACCCCACCTTCAGACTTTTGACCCCTGCTTTTACAGAGAACTTATGGTTGTTCACAGCCTAAGCGTCCCTCAGATCTGGCTCATGTGGAACCTCCTGCATGACCCCAAACTGAGCTGCCACAACAGGACCAGCCTGACATCCTGGCCCTTTAAATGGAGGGGGAGAATGGGAGAAATGGTGGAAGACGAGACGGACTACGGAGAGAAGCAGGTGTTTGTCATGCATTAG
- the b3gnt9 gene encoding UDP-GlcNAc:betaGal beta-1,3-N-acetylglucosaminyltransferase 9 isoform X1 produces MLRRTMMRRILYVKGDVMCTVLLLVLFCLLLYARQVVLSSGWDRPMWKLEIHGSTSSSRTLLGASGAKVGPDSQGQFSPSASEPKLPPCKPQPKSKPPKPKSKPQAKSKSKSKSRRKNAVPTKAAVNPLPTLPPFDFEGYLREKDNRDFKLLIDQPVKCHIIAAEEDGGPETAPYMLIAVKSVAADFDKRQVVRRTWGKEGHFQNGVSIRTVFLLGVPRNRTALPLWDRLLAYESQTFRDILLWDFEDTFFNLTLKETHFLKWVNSSCPHVKFIFKGDADVYVNVENILEMLQGKEPDEDLFVGDIIFNAKPIRRRTSKYYVPEFVYGGGLYPNYAGGGGFVMSGHTARRLSSACQQVELFPIDDVFLGMCLQLIGVKPSRHQGFRTFGIPRPSAAPHLQTFDPCFYRELMVVHSLSVPQIWLMWNLLHDPKLSCHNRTSLTSWPFKWRGRMGEMVEDETDYGEKQVFVMH; encoded by the exons ATGCTGAGaaggacgatgatgaggaggatcCTCTATGTGAAGGGAGATGTGATGTGCACAGTTCTGCTGCTGGTGCTCTTCTGCCTGCTGCTCTATGCACGACAG GTTGTGCTTTCCTCAGGATGGGACAGGCCGATGTGGAAACTGGAAATCCACGGCTCTACCAGCTCCAGTCGGACCCTGCTGGGAGCCAGCGGGGCCAAAGTGGGCCCAGACTCTCAAGGG CAGTTCTCACCCAGTGCGTCAGAGCCAAAACTGCCCCCCTGCAAGCCCCAGCCCAAGTCTAAACCTCCTAAACCCAAATCTAAGCCCCAGGCTAAGTCTAAGAGCAAATCCAAGTCCCGCAGAAAGAATGCTGTACCAACCAAAGCAGCTGTGAATCCTCTGCCCACTTTGCCACCATTTGACTTTGAGGGCTAtctgagagaaaaagacaacagAGACTTTAAGCTGCTCATCGACCAGCCGGTGAAATGTCACATCatagcagcagaggaggacggAGGACCTGAGACGGCGCCCTACATGCTCATAGCAGTGAAATCCGTGGCCGCAGACTTTGATAAGCGCCAG GTGGTCCGTCGGACATGGGGTAAAGAAGGTCATTTCCAAAATGGTGTGTCCATCCGTACTGTGTTCCTGCTTGGGGTTCCCAGGAATCGCACTGCTCTGCCTCTGTGGGATCGACTTCTGGCCTACGAGAGTCAAACCTTCCGAGACATCCTGCTCTGGGACTTTGAAGATACCTTCTTTAACCTGACTCTAAAGGAGACTCACTTCTTGAAATGGGTCAACAGCAGCTGTCCTCATGTCAA GTTCATCTTCAAAGGTGATGCTGATGTGTATGTTAATGTTGAAAACATACTAGAGATGCTACAAGGTAAAGAGCCAGATGAGGATCTGTTTGTCGGTGATATTATTTTCAATGCCAAACCCATTCGCAGGCGCACATCCAAGTACTATGTGCCAGAGTTTGTGTATGGAGGGGGTTTGTACCCAAATTATGCTGGCGGAGGAGGCTTTGTTATGTCAGGACATACAGCTCGGAGACTAAGCTCTGCCTGTCAACAG GTGGAGTTGTTCCCAATTGATGATGTCTTTCTGGGAATGTGCCTCCAGCTGATCGGCGTCAAACCGTCACGCCATCAGGGCTTTCGGACGTTCGGAATCCCCCGCCCATCTGCAGCACCCCACCTTCAGACTTTTGACCCCTGCTTTTACAGAGAACTTATGGTTGTTCACAGCCTAAGCGTCCCTCAGATCTGGCTCATGTGGAACCTCCTGCATGACCCCAAACTGAGCTGCCACAACAGGACCAGCCTGACATCCTGGCCCTTTAAATGGAGGGGGAGAATGGGAGAAATGGTGGAAGACGAGACGGACTACGGAGAGAAGCAGGTGTTTGTCATGCATTAG